The following coding sequences lie in one beta proteobacterium CB genomic window:
- a CDS encoding Lipid A ABC exporter, fused ATPase and inner membrane subunits MsbA — MNAQDRTALNRLIQYLKPHIGLIIGSLLAMALVAGAETSIPALMKPLLDRGFTGQMDNKLWQVPVFLVGLALVRSLAQFLSNYLLTRVINSVLLKLRQQMFQTLLNASTTFFQKNSASNLINAVVFEVNNVLSIMGGMLISLVRDSLTVVGLIGYLIYLNWQLTLVVLIIFPIIAFIMSKINKRLRALNREQQTLTSELAYIVEESAAGYKIVKVHGAEEYEMRRFMEKADRLRQFALKSAVAGGLNQPITQLIASMALSIVLVIALMQSSSEGTTVGGFASFITAMMLVISPIKHLADINQPLQRGLTAAEMIFSLMDQPFEEDESRKENMKSLVKAKGGIRFEDVGFSYQQEAGRKDALTGVNLNIKPGEVVAFVGPSGGGKSTLVNLLPRFFKPTSGQIFLDDIPLEDIVLADVRKQIAFVSQDVILFNDSIAANVAYGAVGLEGIDRGRVIEALEAANLSGLIKEMPEGIDTQIGDNGNRLSGGQRQRLAIARAIYKDAPILILDEATSALDSESERQVQDALERLMAGRTTLVIAHRLSTIEHADRIVVLEHGHVIENGSHEELIAKDGMYANLHRIQFSNA; from the coding sequence ATGAATGCTCAAGACCGTACCGCCCTAAATCGCTTAATTCAGTATCTCAAGCCCCATATCGGCTTGATTATTGGCTCTTTATTGGCCATGGCGCTGGTCGCTGGCGCCGAAACTTCCATTCCCGCCCTAATGAAGCCTTTGCTAGACCGTGGTTTCACTGGTCAGATGGATAACAAGCTCTGGCAGGTGCCAGTTTTCTTGGTCGGATTGGCCCTTGTCCGTAGCTTAGCCCAGTTCCTTTCAAATTATTTGCTGACTCGCGTTATTAATTCTGTCTTACTTAAATTGCGTCAGCAGATGTTCCAAACACTCCTTAATGCATCCACTACTTTTTTTCAGAAAAACTCGGCATCTAATTTAATTAATGCAGTTGTTTTTGAGGTGAATAACGTTCTCTCCATCATGGGTGGCATGTTAATCAGCTTGGTGCGTGATTCGCTTACTGTAGTTGGCTTAATTGGTTACCTCATTTATTTGAATTGGCAACTGACATTAGTGGTCTTGATTATTTTCCCGATTATTGCTTTCATCATGAGCAAGATTAATAAACGCTTGCGAGCTTTAAATCGCGAGCAGCAGACTCTCACTAGTGAGTTGGCTTACATTGTTGAAGAATCTGCCGCTGGGTACAAGATCGTGAAGGTGCATGGTGCTGAAGAATATGAGATGCGCCGCTTTATGGAAAAAGCCGATCGTCTTCGTCAATTTGCCTTGAAGTCGGCGGTAGCTGGAGGCTTGAATCAGCCGATCACTCAGTTGATTGCTTCCATGGCACTATCGATTGTCTTGGTAATTGCTTTAATGCAGTCATCTTCTGAAGGCACTACAGTCGGTGGCTTTGCCTCTTTCATTACTGCAATGATGTTGGTGATTTCGCCGATTAAGCATTTGGCCGATATTAATCAACCCTTGCAGCGCGGCTTAACTGCAGCAGAAATGATTTTCTCACTCATGGATCAGCCCTTTGAAGAGGATGAGTCCCGCAAGGAAAATATGAAGTCCTTGGTGAAAGCTAAGGGTGGAATCCGATTTGAGGATGTTGGCTTCTCTTATCAGCAAGAGGCGGGGCGTAAAGATGCTCTCACTGGCGTGAATTTGAATATTAAACCCGGAGAAGTGGTCGCCTTCGTTGGCCCGTCTGGCGGCGGTAAATCTACGCTGGTCAATTTATTGCCACGTTTCTTTAAGCCTACCAGTGGACAAATTTTCTTGGATGACATTCCACTTGAAGACATTGTGCTTGCGGATGTGCGTAAACAAATTGCCTTTGTGAGTCAGGATGTCATTTTATTTAATGACAGCATTGCAGCAAACGTTGCATATGGTGCTGTAGGTCTAGAGGGTATTGACCGTGGGCGCGTAATAGAGGCACTTGAGGCTGCAAATTTATCTGGGCTTATAAAAGAAATGCCTGAAGGAATTGATACTCAAATTGGCGATAATGGTAACCGTCTATCTGGTGGTCAGCGTCAGCGTTTAGCCATCGCGAGAGCCATCTACAAAGATGCGCCTATTCTGATTTTGGATGAGGCAACCTCGGCACTCGATTCTGAATCCGAGCGTCAAGTGCAAGATGCTTTAGAGCGACTAATGGCGGGTAGAACTACTCTGGTTATCGCGCATCGCTTATCAACGATTGAGCATGCTGATCGGATTGTGGTGCTGGAGCACGGTCACGTTATTGAGAATGGCTCACACGAAGAGTTGATTGCTAAAGATGGCATGTATGCCAACCTCCATCGCATCCAGTTTTCAAATGCTTAA
- a CDS encoding ribonuclease produces the protein MNEEILINITPQETRVALIQQGAVQELQIERTRQRGIVGNIYLAKVVRVLPGMQSAFIEIGLERTAFMHVADITQNNPQAQIEKLLFEGQNVLVQVLKDPLGTKGARLTTQLSIAGRNLVYLPPAGTDAATEKYIGVSQRIDQPEERDAIKARLAGLMPADEKGGIIVRTSAQDASDTELEHDMHYLRTTWEKIREAVNHKAAPSLLYQDLSLAERVLRDVAGEETTKIRVDSAENFEKLKSFAMLYMPNLLDKLTLHRGERALFDLFDVDAEINKALGRRVDLKSGGYLMIDQTESMTTIDVNTGSYVGARNLDDTVFKTNLEAAQAIARQLRLRNLGGIIIIDFIDMLSKDHQESVLHELNRNLERDHARTSVSDFSSLGLVEMTRKRTRESLAHITCEPCATCQGKGEVKTAQTICYEILREIVREHRQFNPREFRIVAAPDVIDLFLEEENQFLAQLGDFISKPIKLQAEGSFRQEQYDIVLS, from the coding sequence ATGAATGAAGAAATTCTAATCAACATTACCCCCCAAGAAACGCGAGTGGCCTTAATTCAGCAAGGCGCGGTTCAAGAGCTCCAAATTGAGCGTACGCGTCAACGCGGCATCGTTGGTAATATCTATTTAGCTAAAGTCGTACGCGTGCTACCCGGTATGCAATCTGCTTTTATTGAGATTGGCTTAGAGCGCACTGCATTTATGCATGTCGCCGATATCACGCAAAACAATCCTCAAGCTCAAATTGAAAAGCTGCTCTTTGAAGGGCAAAATGTTTTAGTCCAAGTTCTTAAGGATCCTTTAGGAACTAAAGGTGCGCGCCTCACCACTCAATTGAGTATTGCTGGTCGTAACTTGGTTTATCTGCCCCCAGCAGGAACAGATGCAGCCACGGAAAAATATATTGGCGTATCCCAAAGAATTGATCAGCCTGAGGAACGCGATGCTATCAAGGCACGCCTTGCAGGATTAATGCCTGCCGATGAAAAAGGTGGAATCATTGTGCGCACCAGCGCACAAGATGCCAGTGATACTGAGCTTGAGCACGATATGCATTATCTGCGTACTACCTGGGAGAAGATCCGCGAAGCTGTTAACCATAAAGCTGCCCCCAGCCTGCTATACCAAGATCTCAGCTTGGCTGAACGCGTATTGCGTGACGTTGCTGGTGAAGAAACTACAAAAATTCGAGTTGACTCAGCAGAAAACTTTGAAAAGCTCAAGAGCTTCGCCATGCTCTATATGCCAAACCTCTTAGATAAACTCACACTGCATCGCGGTGAGCGCGCCCTCTTCGACTTGTTTGATGTAGATGCTGAAATCAACAAAGCACTTGGTAGAAGAGTAGATCTTAAATCAGGTGGCTACCTGATGATCGACCAAACTGAGTCAATGACTACGATTGACGTTAACACCGGAAGTTATGTAGGTGCACGCAATCTAGATGACACCGTCTTTAAAACCAATCTCGAAGCCGCTCAGGCGATTGCCCGTCAACTGCGCTTACGCAATCTCGGCGGCATCATCATCATCGACTTTATTGACATGCTGAGCAAAGATCATCAAGAGTCAGTTTTGCATGAACTCAATCGGAACTTAGAGCGTGATCATGCTCGCACTTCGGTGAGCGACTTTTCCTCGCTAGGTCTGGTAGAGATGACACGCAAACGAACTCGGGAATCCTTAGCCCACATCACTTGTGAGCCTTGCGCTACCTGCCAAGGAAAAGGCGAAGTCAAAACAGCGCAAACGATTTGCTATGAGATTTTGCGGGAGATTGTGCGGGAGCATCGCCAATTTAATCCCCGGGAATTTAGGATCGTTGCCGCGCCCGATGTAATTGATCTTTTTCTTGAAGAAGAAAATCAGTTCTTGGCGCAGTTAGGTGACTTTATTAGTAAGCCGATCAAACTTCAGGCTGAAGGTAGCTTTCGCCAAGAGCAATACGATATCGTTCTCAGTTAA
- a CDS encoding Maf protein, which translates to MLIAGPGEDTEILEEPLPNEKARQYVERVTFAKSAIALARWQSSGKPWAPILCADTTVSLPNSPAGEILGKPTDAADAARILEMLSGKVHEVLTAVVLTIDPQVNPLCLVQVSEVEFTHLTEAQIDRYIQSGEPFGKAGAYGIQGLGGAFIPSIKGSYSGIMGLPIFEVNQLLDFAKVARI; encoded by the coding sequence ATGTTGATTGCGGGACCAGGTGAAGATACAGAAATTCTTGAAGAGCCCCTTCCCAATGAAAAAGCCCGTCAATATGTTGAGCGCGTCACCTTTGCGAAAAGTGCCATTGCATTAGCAAGATGGCAAAGCAGCGGTAAACCTTGGGCACCGATTTTGTGCGCAGACACTACCGTGAGCCTCCCCAATAGCCCAGCCGGCGAAATCCTCGGAAAACCTACTGATGCCGCTGATGCTGCACGTATTCTAGAAATGCTGAGTGGCAAAGTGCATGAAGTACTTACAGCAGTTGTTCTCACAATCGATCCCCAAGTCAACCCCCTTTGTTTGGTGCAAGTGTCCGAAGTGGAATTTACCCACTTGACTGAAGCGCAAATTGATCGCTACATTCAGAGCGGTGAACCCTTTGGAAAAGCTGGTGCGTATGGCATTCAAGGCCTTGGAGGGGCTTTTATCCCCTCAATTAAAGGTAGCTATAGCGGTATCATGGGATTACCTATCTTCGAAGTTAACCAATTATTAGATTTCGCTAAAGTTGCCCGCATATGA
- a CDS encoding Ribosomal RNA large subunit methyltransferase H — protein sequence MRLTIVSVGHKMPEWVATATHDYIKRMPADCSIEIKEIKPDLSPAKEAIKIAAAIPKGSRVIALDERGKDQTTQNLATQLASWRQEGFDITFLIGGADGLDPSLKEGAQAMWRLSSLTLPHAMARVLLVEQLYRAWTILQGHPYHRE from the coding sequence ATGCGCTTAACGATTGTTTCCGTTGGTCACAAAATGCCAGAATGGGTTGCAACTGCAACCCATGATTACATTAAGCGCATGCCCGCAGATTGCAGCATTGAAATAAAAGAGATCAAACCTGATCTTAGCCCAGCCAAAGAAGCTATAAAAATTGCAGCAGCCATTCCGAAAGGCTCTCGTGTCATTGCGCTTGATGAGCGTGGCAAAGATCAAACCACTCAAAATCTAGCCACCCAGTTAGCAAGCTGGCGACAGGAGGGTTTTGATATCACCTTCTTGATTGGTGGTGCCGATGGACTCGATCCCAGTCTTAAAGAAGGTGCTCAAGCGATGTGGCGCCTCTCAAGCCTAACACTACCCCACGCCATGGCAAGAGTCTTGCTGGTTGAGCAACTTTACCGAGCTTGGACTATTTTGCAAGGCCACCCTTATCACCGCGAGTAA
- a CDS encoding Iojap-like protein: MDLTKLQRVVIDALEDVKAQDIRVYDTTKLSELFDRVIIATGTSNRQTRSLAMSVKEAVNAKGGEVISVEGLETGEWVLVDCGDIVVHILQPALRAYYQLEGMWGAKPVRVKLAADKGLVKASEPDDED; the protein is encoded by the coding sequence ATGGACTTAACTAAATTACAACGCGTCGTGATCGATGCCCTTGAAGATGTCAAAGCTCAAGATATTCGTGTTTATGATACGACCAAACTCAGCGAGCTATTTGATCGCGTGATCATCGCTACCGGCACTTCGAATCGCCAAACAAGATCTTTAGCAATGTCCGTCAAAGAAGCAGTCAACGCCAAAGGTGGCGAAGTCATTTCTGTTGAGGGTTTGGAGACTGGTGAATGGGTTCTTGTTGATTGTGGCGATATCGTAGTTCACATCCTGCAACCTGCTTTGCGTGCTTACTACCAATTAGAAGGAATGTGGGGTGCTAAGCCTGTTCGCGTCAAATTAGCGGCTGACAAAGGGCTGGTGAAGGCAAGCGAACCCGACGACGAAGATTAA
- a CDS encoding nicotinate (nicotinamide) nucleotide adenylyltransferase, translating to MISAHLDTPKKIGILGGTFDPPHLGHLKLATHFAKFLHLDALLLIPSGEPWQKDSDITPAEIRLQLTEAAGIDLARAFLYLKIPTQIGVDRIEIDRAGPSYAIDTAKALRERFGPDVSLTWLMGADSFLNLPTWNSWDQLLGFVNFAVANRPHHDLSGQMGTEIKALLEKHQSIDADTLEKSPFGRIYLDNSLSVDLSSTALRKQLKSPSRSDIASEHIPSHALEIITNLGLYK from the coding sequence TTGATCTCAGCACATTTGGATACTCCAAAAAAAATTGGCATTCTAGGTGGTACGTTTGACCCGCCACATCTTGGCCATCTCAAGCTAGCTACCCATTTTGCAAAATTCTTGCATCTCGACGCCCTACTGCTCATCCCAAGCGGCGAGCCTTGGCAGAAAGACTCTGACATAACCCCTGCAGAGATCCGTCTACAACTTACTGAAGCAGCTGGAATAGATCTGGCCCGTGCATTTCTGTACCTAAAAATACCAACTCAAATTGGCGTTGATCGCATCGAAATTGATCGAGCGGGCCCTAGCTATGCCATCGATACCGCAAAAGCCTTAAGAGAGCGTTTTGGGCCTGATGTCAGCCTGACTTGGTTAATGGGGGCCGACTCCTTTCTGAACCTCCCTACCTGGAACTCCTGGGATCAATTGCTTGGCTTTGTGAATTTCGCAGTCGCCAACAGACCTCACCATGATCTTTCTGGGCAAATGGGTACAGAAATCAAAGCCTTATTAGAAAAGCATCAATCTATTGATGCGGATACCCTTGAAAAAAGCCCTTTTGGCCGCATCTACCTAGATAACAGTCTTTCAGTAGACCTTTCATCCACTGCGCTTCGAAAACAACTTAAAAGCCCCTCTCGTAGCGATATTGCTTCCGAGCACATTCCGTCTCACGCTTTAGAAATTATTACAAATCTAGGTCTATACAAATAA
- a CDS encoding coproporphyrinogen III oxidase, producing the protein MSSAEYTQINIAELKNYFLGLQDRITTAMSALDGKAFMVDAWEKPEDSKLKGCGRTCILDNGNILEKGGVGFSHVRGDQMPPSASHHRPEIAGRSFEAMGVSLVFHPNNPKVPTTHMNVRCFIAQAPDKEPVWWFGGGFDLTPYYGVDEDCKHFHQAAKDALDPFGDELYPRFKKWCDEYFYLKHREEPRGIGGVFFDDFNELGFEKSFAMTRAVGDAFIDAYLPIVARRYKDSFSPEEKAFQEYRRGRYVEYNLIFDRGTIFGLHSGGRTESILMSMPPVVQWWYNWQPKPGTPEAKLYDHYLKPRDWLA; encoded by the coding sequence TTGTCATCAGCTGAATATACTCAAATCAACATTGCAGAATTAAAAAATTACTTTTTAGGTCTGCAAGATCGCATTACGACTGCAATGAGTGCACTTGATGGCAAAGCCTTTATGGTGGACGCTTGGGAAAAGCCAGAGGATAGCAAGTTAAAAGGTTGCGGGCGCACCTGCATTTTAGATAACGGCAATATTCTAGAAAAAGGTGGTGTGGGCTTCTCACATGTTCGTGGTGATCAAATGCCTCCATCCGCTTCCCACCACCGCCCGGAGATTGCTGGGCGCAGCTTCGAAGCTATGGGTGTGTCACTAGTCTTTCATCCAAACAATCCCAAGGTACCTACCACCCATATGAATGTGCGCTGTTTTATTGCACAAGCTCCGGATAAAGAGCCGGTCTGGTGGTTTGGCGGGGGCTTTGATTTGACGCCCTATTACGGTGTTGACGAGGATTGCAAACACTTTCATCAAGCAGCCAAAGATGCTTTGGATCCATTTGGCGATGAACTGTATCCGCGTTTTAAAAAATGGTGTGATGAGTATTTTTACCTTAAGCATCGTGAAGAGCCTCGCGGTATCGGTGGCGTCTTCTTTGATGACTTTAATGAGCTTGGTTTTGAGAAGAGCTTTGCCATGACACGTGCTGTTGGTGATGCTTTTATTGATGCTTACCTGCCGATTGTGGCGCGTCGCTATAAAGATAGCTTTAGCCCTGAAGAAAAAGCATTTCAAGAATACCGTCGTGGTCGCTATGTGGAGTACAACTTGATATTCGACCGCGGCACGATTTTTGGCCTGCACTCTGGTGGACGGACGGAGTCTATTTTGATGTCCATGCCACCAGTAGTACAGTGGTGGTACAACTGGCAGCCAAAGCCAGGCACTCCTGAAGCGAAGCTTTACGACCACTACCTCAAGCCGCGCGACTGGCTAGCCTAA
- a CDS encoding Phosphoribosylamine--glycine ligase, which yields MKILLIGSGGREHALAWKLAQSPQVQTVYVAPGNGGTATAKQAAAGIQNLPISDLQELADFAKREKIHLTVVGPEAPLAAGIVDVFRNNGLRIFGPTQLAAQLESSKDFSKAFMKRHGIPTAEYQTFSNALEAHAYIDAKGAPIVIKADGLAAGKGVVVAMDLAEAHAAVDMMLADNKLGNAGARVVIEEFLTGEEASFIVLVDGKHVLALATSQDHKRLLDADQGPNTGGMGAYSPAPVVTPEIHARALREVIMPTVKGMEADGIPYTGFLYAGLMISPDGKIKTLEFNCRMGDPETQPIMARLRSDLVNALDHAIDGTLNEVELDWDRRTALGVVLAAHNYPDTPRNGDVITGIPANTEDQLTFHAGTKLQDGKLLTSGGRVMCVVGLSDTVRGAQQKAYEAISKIQFDGMQYRKDIGYRAVK from the coding sequence ATGAAAATTCTTTTAATTGGATCCGGTGGTCGCGAACACGCATTGGCATGGAAACTAGCCCAATCCCCGCAGGTGCAAACCGTCTATGTAGCGCCAGGCAACGGTGGCACTGCCACTGCAAAGCAAGCTGCTGCGGGCATTCAAAACCTTCCCATTTCCGACCTTCAAGAATTAGCAGACTTTGCCAAGCGCGAAAAAATTCATCTAACCGTAGTTGGTCCAGAGGCTCCATTGGCTGCCGGCATCGTAGACGTGTTTCGCAATAACGGATTGCGCATATTTGGACCAACCCAACTAGCAGCTCAATTAGAGTCATCAAAAGATTTCTCCAAAGCTTTCATGAAACGCCACGGCATTCCAACGGCTGAATACCAGACCTTTTCAAATGCATTAGAGGCACATGCCTATATTGATGCAAAAGGCGCGCCGATCGTTATCAAGGCGGATGGCCTAGCTGCAGGCAAGGGTGTAGTTGTAGCAATGGATTTAGCAGAAGCTCATGCAGCTGTCGACATGATGCTCGCTGACAACAAGCTAGGTAATGCAGGCGCACGTGTAGTGATTGAGGAATTTCTAACAGGTGAGGAAGCAAGCTTCATCGTCCTCGTAGATGGCAAACATGTTTTAGCCTTAGCCACCAGTCAAGATCACAAACGTCTACTCGATGCTGATCAAGGCCCCAATACTGGCGGCATGGGTGCGTACTCTCCTGCTCCAGTTGTCACCCCAGAAATTCATGCGCGTGCTTTGCGTGAAGTCATCATGCCTACAGTCAAAGGTATGGAGGCTGATGGGATTCCTTACACAGGCTTTCTCTATGCGGGTCTCATGATTTCTCCTGACGGCAAGATCAAGACTTTAGAATTTAATTGCCGCATGGGTGATCCAGAAACGCAACCCATCATGGCGCGCCTACGCAGTGATTTAGTTAATGCACTAGATCATGCGATTGACGGCACCTTAAATGAAGTGGAATTGGATTGGGATCGTCGAACTGCATTAGGCGTAGTGCTTGCAGCACATAATTATCCAGATACTCCGCGCAACGGTGATGTCATTACTGGCATTCCTGCTAACACTGAAGATCAATTGACCTTTCATGCTGGTACCAAGTTGCAAGATGGAAAGCTACTCACCTCAGGTGGTCGCGTCATGTGCGTAGTAGGTTTGTCGGATACTGTTCGTGGCGCCCAGCAAAAAGCGTACGAAGCTATTTCTAAAATCCAGTTTGATGGCATGCAATATCGAAAAGATATCGGCTATCGAGCAGTTAAATAA
- a CDS encoding transcriptional regulator CysB-like protein, giving the protein MNLHQFRFVREAVRQNFNLTSAAKALFTSQPGVSKAIIELEDELGVEIFRRHGKRIRSLTEPGKRILASIERILDEVETLRRVGKDFASQDQGNFVIATTHTQARYALPKVLTEFTKRFPKVRVSIQQGSPGQIAELLIHDRADIAIATEGIANTPGVLALPGYQWQHVIMVPLSHPLLNQSTITLEEIAKYPLITYDKAFAGRSKIDAAFAQRNLSPDIILEAIDADVIKTYVETGMGVGIVAGLAYDADRDRNLRVIPVGHLFGNNVTHLGVKQGAYLRSFVYTFIELFSPTLTKKIVEQAMNSESETYEI; this is encoded by the coding sequence ATGAATTTGCACCAATTTCGATTTGTTCGCGAAGCTGTACGACAGAATTTCAATCTGACTTCGGCAGCGAAGGCACTCTTCACCTCTCAGCCCGGAGTCTCCAAAGCCATTATTGAACTTGAGGATGAACTGGGTGTGGAGATATTTCGTCGCCATGGCAAGCGCATCCGCTCCTTGACTGAGCCAGGTAAGCGCATCCTTGCCTCGATTGAGCGCATTCTGGATGAGGTGGAAACCTTGCGAAGAGTAGGTAAAGACTTTGCAAGCCAAGATCAGGGTAACTTTGTCATTGCCACAACCCATACCCAAGCCCGTTACGCCTTACCTAAAGTGCTTACTGAATTTACAAAGCGCTTTCCGAAGGTGCGAGTCAGCATTCAGCAAGGAAGCCCAGGTCAAATTGCGGAGTTGCTCATTCATGATCGGGCTGATATCGCAATAGCAACCGAAGGCATTGCCAATACCCCTGGCGTGTTGGCACTCCCGGGCTACCAATGGCAACACGTCATCATGGTGCCGCTGAGTCACCCCCTTTTGAATCAGTCAACTATCACCTTAGAAGAAATAGCAAAGTACCCATTAATAACGTACGACAAAGCATTCGCAGGTCGCAGCAAGATTGATGCTGCATTTGCACAACGCAATCTGAGCCCCGATATTATTTTGGAAGCAATTGATGCCGACGTGATCAAGACATATGTTGAAACTGGCATGGGTGTGGGAATTGTCGCGGGGTTAGCCTATGACGCTGATCGAGATCGCAATCTTCGAGTGATTCCAGTTGGGCATTTGTTTGGAAATAACGTGACCCATTTAGGCGTAAAGCAAGGAGCTTATTTACGCTCTTTTGTGTATACCTTCATCGAACTGTTCTCGCCAACATTAACCAAGAAAATTGTTGAGCAAGCCATGAATAGCGAGTCAGAAACTTACGAGATTTAA
- a CDS encoding Permease YjgP/YjgQ family protein, protein MKYLFPYIFERYLAKQIYAAFGFILFALVALFLFFDILSELGSVKGQYTLPLALLHVLLKAPSRISEIIPIAGLIGSIYVFAMLASQSEFTILRIAGLDMRRGLTTLAKISLPLVIVTLVMSEWLGPYTENLSDQIRMKALGSSYSSQFKTGVWVKDRLRDEDGSGPIRPGVRYVNVGKIEQDNEIKNIRMYEFDDAYRLLSIRSAVSGRFDQTGTWILDDVTETRFKEAKQADPLNPVYSAQTFSHPIVSLDSEVTPQILSVLLVSPEKMSIFSLGRFISHLRDNKQDAQRHSIAFWKKVIYPFTIFVMLALALPFAYLKVRAGSVGIKVFGGIMLGMSFQLFNSLFSNVGLLGSWPALLTALTPPLLYFILAIVGLRWVSRA, encoded by the coding sequence ATGAAATATCTATTCCCCTACATATTTGAACGCTACTTAGCGAAGCAGATTTATGCCGCTTTTGGCTTCATCCTGTTTGCTTTGGTAGCGCTATTTTTATTTTTTGACATCCTGAGCGAGCTTGGATCGGTTAAAGGGCAATATACCCTCCCCTTAGCATTGCTACACGTTTTATTAAAGGCACCTAGTCGTATTTCCGAGATCATTCCAATCGCCGGTTTGATTGGGAGCATTTATGTATTTGCGATGCTAGCTAGCCAGTCCGAGTTCACGATTTTGCGTATTGCTGGATTGGATATGCGCAGAGGCTTAACTACTCTAGCCAAGATTTCATTACCACTGGTGATTGTTACGCTCGTGATGAGCGAATGGCTGGGCCCGTATACCGAAAATTTATCTGATCAGATTCGTATGAAGGCTTTAGGCTCATCCTATAGCTCTCAATTCAAAACTGGAGTGTGGGTAAAAGATCGCTTGCGTGATGAGGATGGCAGTGGGCCCATTAGGCCAGGGGTTCGTTATGTCAACGTGGGCAAAATTGAACAAGACAACGAAATCAAAAATATTCGGATGTATGAGTTTGATGATGCGTATCGCCTACTCTCCATTCGGAGTGCCGTATCTGGACGCTTTGATCAAACCGGAACTTGGATTCTGGATGACGTCACAGAAACTCGCTTCAAAGAAGCCAAGCAGGCTGATCCATTGAACCCAGTCTATTCAGCACAAACTTTCTCGCACCCAATCGTCAGCTTAGATTCTGAAGTCACGCCACAAATTTTGAGCGTACTTTTGGTCAGCCCAGAAAAAATGTCGATCTTTAGTTTGGGTCGCTTTATTTCTCATTTAAGAGACAACAAACAAGATGCGCAGCGGCACTCCATTGCGTTCTGGAAAAAAGTTATCTATCCATTCACTATCTTTGTCATGCTGGCACTGGCCCTTCCATTCGCCTACCTAAAAGTTCGGGCAGGCAGCGTTGGCATTAAGGTCTTTGGCGGCATCATGCTGGGCATGAGTTTTCAACTTTTTAACTCACTCTTCTCAAATGTGGGGCTTCTGGGCTCTTGGCCTGCCTTGCTTACCGCCCTCACACCCCCATTGCTGTATTTCATTTTGGCGATTGTGGGTTTACGTTGGGTATCTAGAGCTTAA